The following nucleotide sequence is from Paracrocinitomix mangrovi.
ATAAAACAGTAATAACATCTTGCCTTTTACTTATTATTTCATGAATGGCAATCATTTGTCTCGTAACACCAAAATTACTCTTAGGATTGTTGGTCATTCTGTGAAATCCTACAACTACTCTGTCATATGCTTCCAAATCACTCAATAATTTTGTTTCTTCACTGGCAGACATAGATCGTGGAACCTGAATAGTAGAGAACTCAGTGTATAACTGCATTGTAGCATAAAATTGATTGTATTGAGAACCTCCTATGTTGAGGTAAACGGTAGAAATGGTGTCAAGTCTTTTTAAAGGCAAGGCATCTTCTTGGTTTTGAATTAAAGTAATGGATTGCTTCGCTAATTGATGATTTAAAACTTCAGCATCAATGGTGTTTAAATCTTCATATAAGCTATCGGTTTTAATCGGCTCAAAAATTGATATTCCTGCCCATTCTTTTGCTTTTAAAATTCGCAATACCTTTTCATCTAATTCGGTTTCAGTGATTTCACCATTCTTTACAGCGGCTTCTATTTTAGTAACAGCTAAAGGAACATCCAAAGGGAAAAGTATAATGTCATTTCCGGCCATAAGAGCTCTAACATCCATATCACCTGCACCATAATGGTCAGAAACTCCTTTCATCATCATGGCATCAGTAAAAACCAATCCTTCAAAACCTAAACTATCTCTTAATAAACCATTGACAATTTTTGCTGATAATGTAGAGGCCTGGTTAGGCGTTGCATCAAGCTCGGGTATATATAAATGAGCAACCATTATACTTGCTAATTGTTGCGCTATAAGTGATTTAAAAGGATATAATTCTAATGAATCTAATCTGTCAAATGAATAGGGAATTGTTGGTAAGGCTTTGTGAGAATCCATGTCAGTATCCCCATGTCCTGGGAAATGTTTTCCGCAAGCCAAAACACCTTGATCTTGCATGCCTTTCATATAAGCAATTCCATATTTAGCAACCAGTTCACGGATTTCTCCAAAAGACCTGTTATTGATAACCGGATTTGCTGCATTGTTGTTGACATCAATTACTGGAGCAAAATTTACGTGAATTCCCATTCTTTTACACTGTGCGCCAATTTGTTTACCCATCTCCAAAATCAATTGATCATCAGGTAAAGCTCCCAGCATCATTTGTCTTGGGTAATTAACCGTGCTGTCTAAACGCATAGAAAGTCCCCATTCTCCATCTATTCCAATCATCATTGGTATTTTGGATTGCTTTTGAAGACGATTGTATATGTTTACTTGATCTGTTGGATGTCCTTTAAAAAAAATTAAACCACCTAATCCATGTTCAGCATTAATAAGTGTTTCCAATTCTTTTAAATGTTCTTCTCCTTTTTTAGGATGAACAGCCACCATAAATAATTGGCCGATTTTTTCTTGAAGTGACATTTTGGCCAATTGATTTTTGGCCCAGTTACTGTTTGAATTTACAAATGCCGGTGTAGATTTATTATTCGTGTATGCGTTGTTTTGAGCATTTAAATGGATGCTGAAAAGTATTGTAAATGCAAATATGAAGTGTTTGTACATATAAAATGTTGGTTTTTAATCTTTTGCGAGGGAGGATTGATAACCAGAAACTCGCCATTTGACGAATTTATTAAATACCTATAGCAGAAATCCTGCCATGGCATGCAATTTGTCCACTTTTAAGTGTGGATGGCATGTCAATTATCGGTGAATAACTTCTGGTTTTAATTGAATTTAATCTCACTATATTTGTTGTGCAAGCCGTCTTTATTATTTGCAATTTCCCAAAGTATTGGGCCAAAAAACACAAAATGATTAGTTGGAATAAATACAATCTATTTAAGTTACCTAACAAACATAGGCGGTTTGAGTATGTTCCAAGGTATTACGATCCAAGGAAAGAAGAACTTGAAAAAAAGATCAGGGCTGCTCAAAAAGCTGCCGCCAAGAATGGAGGAGAAGGGGATGCTTCAATTGCTCGAGAATTGTCTTTTAGACAAAACACCTCTGATAAATGGGGGAATTCTGAGTACAAAGCACAAGCAATGCGCTCAAATTTGCGTCTTGTAATAATTTTCATAATTGTTTTGATAGGCTTCTATTTTCTGTATCAATACCTGGATGATGTAGGTGCATTTATTGATAAAGAAACAGGAAAATAGTAGGATGTCAGACGTCATAAAATTACTTCCTTCACACATAGCTAACCAAATTGCGGCTGGAGAAGTTGTACAAAGACCCGCTTCAGTAGTTAAAGAGTTAATTGAAAATTCAATTGATGCCGGTGCGGATAAAATTGATCTTGTTGTCAAAGATGGAGGTAAGACTTTAGTTCAGGTTATTGATAATGGATGTGGGATGTCAGATACTGACGCCAGAATGTCATTTGAACGACATGCAACTTCTAAAATAGCCAAAGCAGATGATTTGTTTGCCCTTCAAACTAAAGGGTTCAGAGGAGAGGCATTGGCTTCTATTGCAGCAATTGCACATGTTAGTTTAAAAACAAAATTACATGATGCTGAATTGGGAACAGAAATCATAAATGAAGGTTCTAAAATTGTTTCTCAAGAAGCTGTGATGTGTTCAAATGGTACATCCATTGCAGTCAAAAACTTATTCTTCAATGTACCGGCAAGAAGAAATTTTTTGGGTAAAAACTCAACTGAATATCGCAAAGTACTTGATGAGTTTTTGAGAATTGCCTTGGTGCATCCCGGTTTACATTTTACCTTTCATCATGATGGTGAGGAGATTTATAACTTACCACCAAGTAATTTAAGACAGCGAATTGTTCAGTTATATGGTGATGCATACAATGAAAGATTGGTTCCTATCAATGAGGAAACTGATATTGTTAAAATTTATGGTTTCATCACCAAGCCTAACTATTCAAAATCAAAACCTGATCAAAGTTTCTTGTTCGTAAATAACAGATTCTTTAAAGACAGATATTTTAATCATGCTATTGTAAATGCTTACGAAGGTTTAATTGCTTCAAACAAATATCCACCATATTTTGTCTACTTTGATGTGCCTACGCAATCTATTGATGTTAATGTTCATCCAACAAAAACAGAGATAAAATTTGAAGAGAATCAAGCCATTTATGCATTTCTAAGAAGTGCTATCAAACAAGCTTTAGGACAATTTAATGTTGCTCCAACTTTAGATTTTGAGCATGAATCAACTTTTACCACTCCAGCATTAAAAAAGGGTGAAACGGTAAAAATGCCTGAGATTAAAGTTAATCCAGACTATAACCCTTTTAATACAGGAAGTAGTGCATCAAGTTCTTCTACTAAATCTGCCGGTGTAAGTGGAGATGTAAAATCAAATGGATTCAGTCAAATTCAACCTAACAAACAAGATTGGGAAAATTTTTACGGAGAAATTGAAGAAGAAAAGCATAATGAAGTAACTGTTTCGTCTTCAATGGATGTAGATGATGAGGAAGTGCTGAGCGGAGAAACCAAGAAACCCGTTCAAATCAAAGAGAAGTACATCATGAGCTCGGTAAAAAATGGATTTATATTAATAGATCAGTACCGCGCTCATATGCGTATTTTATATGATGATTTGTTAGGGGTAAATGACAATATCCAGGTGCAGCAATTGTTGTTTGAGGAGCGAATGGAATTGGAAAAACATGATTTGCCAATGTGGAAAGAAATAGTTGAATCCATAAATGATTTAGGATTTGATTGTGAACTAGAAGGTGATGTATTGGTTATTAAAGGACAGCCTGCTGTGGCAAAAGATCAAAATCCGGTGGTTTTAATACAGGGGATCTTTGATACTTACCAACATGATGAACAAGATGAATCTGTTGAGATTAAAACCAAGTTGGCAAGATCAATTGCGGCAAATGCGGCCTTAAAAGGTGGAACTGTGCTTACAATAGAGGAAATGCAATACATAATTGATGCATTGTTTGCTTCTTCTTCGCCACAGATTGCACCTAACGGAAAAAAGATTATTGAAACGTTCACTATGGACGAAATAACAAAAAGATTTAACTGATGTTTGGAAGTATTTTTAGGAATATGCCTCAGGTAACTAAGAATTTATTGATTATAAATGTCTTACTATTTCTGGCAAAAATTGTATTGGTGAATCAGGCAATTAACTTGGATGAGTACCTTGCAATGCATTATCCAACTTCACCTTTTTTCTATCCGCATCAAATTGTAACCAGTGTTTTCATGCATGGAGATTTTACACATCTCTTGTTTAACATGTTTGGGGTTGTTTTTGTTGGTAGTCATTTAGAGCGAATTTGGGGCAGTAAACGATATCTTATATTTTACATGTTTAGTGCAATTGGAGGGGTAATTTGTGCCACGGGAATACATGCTATAGAAATGTATCAAGCAGCCGGTTCTTTAGTTCCGGATATTACTTTATCTGCAGAACATTTTCTTGACGGACAAGGCGATTGGATGGTAAGTTATAACTATGCAAATCTAGGCGGGTATGAAGCTGAACAATTAAAATCTATTATAAATATCAGTTTAGGTCAAAGTTTAGGAGCTTCGGGAGCATTATATGGAGTTTTAATGGCGTTTGCAATGTTATTTCCAAATACCGAATTTATGTTGATTTTTCCTCCAATACCAATTAAAGCTAAATGGTTAGCATTGATACTAGGAGGCTTTGCCGTGTACAGCGGAGTTACAGGAACTGCAGAAGGTATAGGGCACTTTGGGCATTTGGGAGGAATGTTGTTTGGCTTTATTTTGATTAAAATCTGGCAAAAGGATAAAACCAAATTCTACTAAGTCATGCAAGAACAATCTATCGGGCAATATTTGAAAAACCTGATTAGAAATTCAGGAATGTATGGTAAGTTGATTTTGATCAATACCATAGTTTTTTTGATTTCGATTTTTGTAGGAATTATAGGAAAGCTTTATGTAATAAATGGTGCTTTAGCAACATTCTTTGGCATATTTGGCGCTCCAGGAATTAAAGAGGTTATTTATAAACCCTGGACCTTAGTTACACAACTTTTTACACATTTAGATTTTGGTCATTATTTTCTCAATATGATCATGCTTTTTCTTATTGGAAGAATTTTTGTTCAACTATTAGGAGAGAAAAAATTACTTTGGACCTATCTATTAGGTGGTATTTTTGGATATTTAATAAATGCTTTGGCTATTGAGGTATTTCCTGTTTATAATCACAGAGATATACTAATTTTTGGTGCCTCAGGAGCTGTGTCTGCGTTGTTTGGAGCAGTAGTGGCTTATAGACCAAAATTACAGGTTCATCTCTTGTTTTTTCCCAACTTTGGAATTCCTATAATAGCATTCTTTATTTTTTATGTTCTAATGAATCTTATTGGAATGTCTGAACCAGAAGGACAGGTGAGTACTGCATATTTTGCCCATTTGGGTGGAGCTTTGTTTGGATTCTTATCTGTAATTAATGTAAATTCGTCAAAGAATTTTATGAATAGACTAGAAAGATTTTTCTCCAAATTCAGTTTAAAAGGCTTGTTTAAACGCAAACCAAAAATGAAAGTGTACACTCAAGATGAGGTACAAGAAATGGATGATGATCAATACAGAGATGCTCAGGCTGCAAAGCAAGAGCAAATTGATGCTATTCTAGATAAAATTTCCAAAAAAGGGTACGAAGGGTTGACTAAAAAAGAAAAAGAATTGCTGTTTAATGAAAGCAAGCGAAAAAAGTAGCCGACGCACCCATTGGATCCTTAAAATTTTTCTTTGGATCAACATTTTAGACGCTTTACTTTTAATAGGTGCTTATGTAAATACTCACATATCTCCTAATTCTATTCCATATATTTCTTTTTTAGGATTGGGATACCCAATTATTTTAGTAATAGCACTGCTTTTCATTATTTTTTGGCTATTCTTTAAAAGAAAATACGCCCTAATCTCTATCATAACCATTCTAATCGGATTTAATCACTTTAGACATTTTTATGCCATCACTTTATCGCAGTCTGAATTAACTAATCCCGTAAAAGTGATGTCTTTTAATGTGCACGTATTTGATGTGTACAATAAACAAAATAGAGTAGAGAATAGGAATAGTATTTTTTCTTTTTTAAATGATGAACAGGCAGATATTCTTTGCTTTCAGGAGTATTATCACCATGAAAATTCTAACGAATTTGTTACAAAAGATTCCATGGTGAAATTATTGGATTTAAAATATATCCACGAGAGATATACCCATGAAATGTCGGGGCAAAGATATTTTGGGGTTGCCACATTCTCTAAATATCCAATAATCAATAAAGGAGAGATTCCTTTTGCAAATGACAACAATAACTACTGTATTTATTCTGATATTAAAATCAATGATGATACTGTAAGGGTATTTAATGCGCACATAGGATCTATACGGTTTCAAAGTGATGATTATGACTTCTTTGGAGATCCAAATGGTCCAATTAGTAAAAGCAAAGAAACAGCCGGAAGAAGAATTTTAGGGAGAATTAAACAAGCATTTGAAAAAAGAGCAGTGCAAGCTGAAGCTGTTCGTAGACAAATAGAAGCCTCACCTTTTCCTGTAATTGTTTGTGGTGACTTAAATGATACTCCTGTATCTTATTCTTACAGACAATTTAGTGCTAATTTAAATGATGCATTTGTTGAATCGGGTAATGGTGTAGGGCAAACCTATATTGGAAAGGTTCCGTCAAATAGAATTGATTATATTTTTCATGATCCAACTATGAGATCATCCAACTTTACAACACATCAGGTTAATCTCTCAGATCATAAACCAATTAGTTGTTTAATTGAAATGCCTCAATAATATTCAGTTTTACTTTGGAACTGAATTTGTTAACTTTGGGGTATGAAGTATCTATTTGCACTGTTTTTAATGATTGCTTTTTCGACCTTTGCACAAAAAGTTCCTGAGCACTGTAATCAAATTCCATTTGCTAAGGTGGATCAAAATGCAACGCCTAAAGATGATCTTCAAAAATTAATTGAAAAAGAATTGCCCAAAAAGTTAAAGAAAGGAGACTATAATGCTACTTTAAAACTGTATGTTAATTGTAAAGGAGAAACAGAGAAAAGTACTTACCAAAACGGTAATCTAGATACTGATCAACAAAGCTGGCTTACCAATATCATTGATAAAGTAAAGTGGAAAGCAGCAGTAAGAGAAGATAATTACGTTACTTCAACTGTTTTTATTGAAGTATCCATTATAAATGGAAAAGCATCAATTAAAATTTAAACGTATACTGAAAAACAGCTGTTCTCATTTGCTCTATTTTTAATGGCCTTAGAGAATATGTTTTATTTTCAATGTTCTTCACAACTACAGCAAACTTATGTTTGTAGTCTTTTCCAAAACCGTAAGAAACTCTTAAATCCTGAACAATATTTCCATTGTTCTTTTCATTAAAGAAATCTATATAATAAATTCCCTGAAGGGTTCCTCCTGTTGATTGAGTTACAACTTCAAAAGCTGTAATAGCCTGATCAAGGTTTTCAAGTTTTGAAAAGTATTTAAATGTATATCCAATACTAAAACCATAAAAATCTAATTGTAAATCTGCTTTAACAGTGTGTTTGAATCGATATTTAAGTACATTAGTTGTAGTATCATAGCTTGTGTTGGCAAATGAGAATCCTTCTGTATTGTTAGGATTAAAATCTTCTGCATATACATAATCAGGATCTAATGTAATTGGGTTGATATAGTTGTATCCAATCGAATGTACAAATTCCCAATTTTTGCCAACCTCTGCCTTACCATTTAAGGTAACATCAAAGCCGGTTACTTTTGAATCACCTGTATTAAGGAATTTAAAACCTGCTAAAGGTTCTCCTGCTATAAAGTCAGGATCAGGATCCCAAAAGCCAAATAGATATTCTATCGTATTACTGTATTGTTGTAAAAAAGCGGCAACATCTAACTGAGCCATGTAATCTTTAATTTTAAAACCTTGATTAACTCCAACTTCGGCATTCCAGCTTTTTTCCGGAAGTAAGTCAGGATTTTGGTAAACACCAAAAGATCCCACAGCAGTAGAAATGTACCTCTCAGTAATTGTTGGAAATCTAAAGCCTTGGCCATACGAAGCTCTAAGGAAAGTAGCTTGTGTTAATTTTAAATTAATACCTGACCTAAAAATTGGGTTCCATTCCTTAATGGTATCATTCATTCTGTAATGCTCTGCTCTGGCACCTACTGATAAGTTTAATATTTTCCAGAAATTCTTTTGAACCTCTGCATAGGCACTTAAGTTGAACAAATTGTTAGTTCCGTCACTTGTTTCGTTTTTATACAATTCGGCATTTGAGTCATTGTATTGAGATGAAACTCCACCAATAAAATCAAAGGCTTTGTCTTTCAAAAATTTGAATTCTTTTTTGAATTGATAGTCAGCATAATACACTCTAGATTGATTAGATTGATTGGCAGACATCTCATTGTCTGTATACATCATTCTCATTCTCAAGCTGTGTTTTACGCCAATTTTAGAAGCGAATTCAATAAAAGGATCTACATAAAAAATGAGTTGGTTTTGCAATATAGCAGCACCCGGATATGCTCTAAAAATACCTGAAGTGTCATCCAGCCAGGCCAGAACCATATTGGTTTTTTGGTACATGAAATTTCCATTAACACCATATGATAATCCTTTAATACGATTATTTCTGTGTCTGAAATTGAAGTTTAATCGAGCTCTTTTATGTTGCATTTGTTTGTCCGTAAACTCCTCTGATACTGTATCAACAACAAAAGGTCCTTTGATTGGTCCTCCAATATATCCATGATCCCAATTGAGATTTCCTCCAACTACCAAATCAAAGTTTTTCTTGATGATTCTGCTGTGTAAAAAGTTCATTCCATGAATAAATGGATAATCACTCCACCATGTGGCCGAATCACCTTCAGGCTCTGAATAAAAACCTGAATAAACATTGATTTTGGTCATGGGTTTACTTTTAGGATAAGCCGTTCTAATATGGATTGCTCCGCTCAATGCGGACGCTCCCGAAAGTACAGAGGACGCACCTTTAACCACCTCAATTTGTTCAATGTTTTCCACAGGTATAAATCCCCATTCGGGTCTACCTGCATCACCTGACAACATGGGCATGTCATCAACTAATACTGCTACTTTACTACCTACTCCAAAAGTAAAACCACTTCCTCCTCTTATTTGCGGCTCACCATCCATGATATTTAATCCGGGAGTTTGATCAAGAATACTTTCAATGCTACGAGTATTTTTATTGTCTATCAAACTAGGTTTGATTACTTCCATAGAGAAAGTAAGTTCTTCAACTTTTTGATCAAATTTTCCTACAACAATGTCGACTTTATTCAACATCTTAGAATGCATTTGATGGTCCAAAACAATAGTTTGCCCGTCGGCTATATCTACTTCAACTGTATCGTTTACCATTCCAGTAAACTTGTAGATCAATTTGTGTTTACCGGCAGTAAGATCTAACGAATAATTACCATCTAAATCTGAAACGGCTCCTATAGACGGATCAGACATAAGTAGGATGTATGCGCCAATAATTGTTTCCTTGGTTGTTTCGTCTGTAATTTGACCCTTTACAGTTCCTTGAGCAGATGCACTATAACCAATAAATAAACTAAAGAATAGCAGTAGACTTAATCTCATTGAAAAAATAAAACCGGCTCATTTAAAAAAATGAGCCGGAAATAATAATGTTAATATTGAACTTTACCTGTAATGATTTTATCGCCATCAATTATGCGATAAACATATACTCCTGTCGGAGCATTTAATGCAATATTCATTACTGATGCATTTATCACTTCAGATTGAATTCTTTTACCGTCAAGACTAAAGAATTCAGCAGTTGATCCTGTTGCGATTCCTTCTTGAACTATTCTAATGAAGTTATCAGATTTGAAAACCTTTAAAGTAATGTCTTCACTTTCTATGCCTGCATAACCATTTACGATAATTGTTACTTCGTTTGATGTTTGCATATCTCCAGAAAAATCACTCTCGCAAATAATATAGTAAGTACCCAGGTTGGCAAAGTTTGGAGTATATGAAGTGGTAGTTTCAGCTACAGTAAATGAAGCGTAACCTGAACCAGATGTATTTGACCACATCCATTCTCTTGAACTTGCAGCAGATGGAGATTCAGTAGCAGTTAAAGTATTACCATCTGTATTCCCTAAAAGGGTTTGGCTAGCACTAGGAGAAACAGTTACACTATTTACTCCCGGATCAACTACAACAATTTCAACTTCATTTGAAGTAGCTGTTTGTGCTCCAAAATCAGTTGTACATACTACATAATAAATACCAGCACTAGCAAAGTTCGGAGTGTAAGTTGTTCCTGTTTCAGCAACAGTAAAAGAACTATAAGGTCCTCCTGAAGTTGTAGCATATAACCATTCTCTCGTAACATTTACGGCATCTGCACTAGTAGATTCGGTTGCTGTAAGTGTTGTTCCGTCAGTATTGATATTTATGTTTTGCGAAGCTGCAGGTGCAATAGTTACATCAAGCGGATTATAAATTAGTTCGATATCATCAAGCCATAATTCAGAATCTGTAATAGATAAAGTACTATCTCCGGCAGCAGCTACCATTAATATATAATCAGGATAATTGTTGTTAAAATAGTTAACCGGAATTGAAAATCTAGTCCAGTTAGCTTGAGCTGTGAAAAATTCATTTTTGGCTTCACCTACCCAGTGAGAATCAACGCCTCCTTGCTTTGGAAGAGCCCCTTCTTGGGTGTCATCATGTAAAAGAATATGTACTTTTCCTTTATCACCTCCAACAGGAGAATATTTGTACCATCCAACTAAACTATCAGGTCTGTGTGTAACAGGTGTATTCCATTTAGCATCATTAGGGTCAGTAAATACATATGCGTCAGATGCTGTTGTACTAGCCAAAGCTCTACCATTTGTAATAATTCCATTAGGTGAAACTCCAGCCAATGAATTGTAGGCAGCTACTTTCAAATGAACACAGTAACTTCCTGTATGAGCACTTCCGGCTTGCCATAATACTTGAGGCGCAAATGCTGCAAGTGTACCAGGAGTTGCAGTTTTAAGTGAGCTATAATCTGTTGGTTCTTCTGAAGGATTTCCAACATTTTCCCATGTTTCAAAACTTGCATTTTCAAAAGGCTCCTGTCCAAATGCCGATAATCCAACAGCAAAAACTGAAGCAAAAAGTATAATTCTTTTCATACGCTTGTTAATTGGTTTAAACCAAAAATACTAAAAAATAAATCCGAAAATCACTTTTTTAACAAGTGGCAATGCTTGTGGATAAAGTGTTTGTTGTTATTTGCGACCAAAATCTGCAGGAATTTCTCCCCAAACCTTTGTTTCCCACTTCAGAATAGGATTCTTATAAGTGTTGTTTTTTAACCAGTGTTCAGCCCTTTTAATAAGCTGTTGAACATCAGCAGGCGGCTGCTTGTTGGTTCTACAAATTTTTTGTCTTACCCATCCCATGGCAATTCTTGAATCTGAATAGATTGGAAGGATATGCATCTTTTCATCCTTTTGCTGTTTTAAGTAAGCTAATGCATGTACAAGTGCTAAAAATTCACCAATATTATTTGATCCTTTTTTATATGGCCCAACCCTAAAAACAACTTCGTTACTAAATGTCCAAACACCTTGATATTCAAAATCTCCTTTGTTATTACAAGCAGCATCTACGGCTAAACTAAGTTCAATTGGGTTTCCAATTTTTTTAAGTGTATCCTCATCTAGATCCTTTGTTTTTTTGTAGTCACCATCCTTGTATTTGTCAGGATGCTCAGTGAATGCTTTTTCCGCTAATTGCTTACTGCCAAATGTTTTGTAAATAGGTCCCTTGACACCCTTAATATTTTCCAAAACATCT
It contains:
- a CDS encoding glycoside hydrolase family 3 N-terminal domain-containing protein, with amino-acid sequence MYKHFIFAFTILFSIHLNAQNNAYTNNKSTPAFVNSNSNWAKNQLAKMSLQEKIGQLFMVAVHPKKGEEHLKELETLINAEHGLGGLIFFKGHPTDQVNIYNRLQKQSKIPMMIGIDGEWGLSMRLDSTVNYPRQMMLGALPDDQLILEMGKQIGAQCKRMGIHVNFAPVIDVNNNAANPVINNRSFGEIRELVAKYGIAYMKGMQDQGVLACGKHFPGHGDTDMDSHKALPTIPYSFDRLDSLELYPFKSLIAQQLASIMVAHLYIPELDATPNQASTLSAKIVNGLLRDSLGFEGLVFTDAMMMKGVSDHYGAGDMDVRALMAGNDIILFPLDVPLAVTKIEAAVKNGEITETELDEKVLRILKAKEWAGISIFEPIKTDSLYEDLNTIDAEVLNHQLAKQSITLIQNQEDALPLKRLDTISTVYLNIGGSQYNQFYATMQLYTEFSTIQVPRSMSASEETKLLSDLEAYDRVVVGFHRMTNNPKSNFGVTRQMIAIHEIISKRQDVITVLFGNPYVLDKFGDLSQTKAILVAYEDNDYTNNAAAQVVFGGVVPQGKLPVTASPDFPAGLGLTFDKKTRLSHVIPEEIGISSDELYGIDQIAETSIHQKAFPGCQIVAIKDGNVFYNKAFGYHTYEKTRAVKTSDIYDLASITKIASTTISLIKLQGDSIIDIDNRLTKYLPEVVDSTPYERMVMREMLAHQAGLIAWIPFYTKTLENGKPDMKIYSHDSSAKFNHRVSENLYISSDYEKTILETITQKGLRKKNYKYSDLGYYFIKAIIEKETGEQLENYVAKNFYGPMGLSTMTYHPRYKFPLDRITPTEQDTSFRQHLVWGDVHDPGAAMQGGVGGHAGLFSNALDLGTLMYMLINDGEYGGDQLLNKDTIADFTRCQFGPRNRRGAGFDKPVRSLDGGPTCDKVSLSSFGHSGFTGTITWADPDKGIVYVFLSNRVYPDAMNWKIVKDNIRTKIQDVIYTACQNAASNQLSDSSN
- the mutL gene encoding DNA mismatch repair endonuclease MutL, encoding MSDVIKLLPSHIANQIAAGEVVQRPASVVKELIENSIDAGADKIDLVVKDGGKTLVQVIDNGCGMSDTDARMSFERHATSKIAKADDLFALQTKGFRGEALASIAAIAHVSLKTKLHDAELGTEIINEGSKIVSQEAVMCSNGTSIAVKNLFFNVPARRNFLGKNSTEYRKVLDEFLRIALVHPGLHFTFHHDGEEIYNLPPSNLRQRIVQLYGDAYNERLVPINEETDIVKIYGFITKPNYSKSKPDQSFLFVNNRFFKDRYFNHAIVNAYEGLIASNKYPPYFVYFDVPTQSIDVNVHPTKTEIKFEENQAIYAFLRSAIKQALGQFNVAPTLDFEHESTFTTPALKKGETVKMPEIKVNPDYNPFNTGSSASSSSTKSAGVSGDVKSNGFSQIQPNKQDWENFYGEIEEEKHNEVTVSSSMDVDDEEVLSGETKKPVQIKEKYIMSSVKNGFILIDQYRAHMRILYDDLLGVNDNIQVQQLLFEERMELEKHDLPMWKEIVESINDLGFDCELEGDVLVIKGQPAVAKDQNPVVLIQGIFDTYQHDEQDESVEIKTKLARSIAANAALKGGTVLTIEEMQYIIDALFASSSPQIAPNGKKIIETFTMDEITKRFN
- a CDS encoding rhomboid family intramembrane serine protease; its protein translation is MFGSIFRNMPQVTKNLLIINVLLFLAKIVLVNQAINLDEYLAMHYPTSPFFYPHQIVTSVFMHGDFTHLLFNMFGVVFVGSHLERIWGSKRYLIFYMFSAIGGVICATGIHAIEMYQAAGSLVPDITLSAEHFLDGQGDWMVSYNYANLGGYEAEQLKSIINISLGQSLGASGALYGVLMAFAMLFPNTEFMLIFPPIPIKAKWLALILGGFAVYSGVTGTAEGIGHFGHLGGMLFGFILIKIWQKDKTKFY
- a CDS encoding rhomboid family intramembrane serine protease, whose protein sequence is MQEQSIGQYLKNLIRNSGMYGKLILINTIVFLISIFVGIIGKLYVINGALATFFGIFGAPGIKEVIYKPWTLVTQLFTHLDFGHYFLNMIMLFLIGRIFVQLLGEKKLLWTYLLGGIFGYLINALAIEVFPVYNHRDILIFGASGAVSALFGAVVAYRPKLQVHLLFFPNFGIPIIAFFIFYVLMNLIGMSEPEGQVSTAYFAHLGGALFGFLSVINVNSSKNFMNRLERFFSKFSLKGLFKRKPKMKVYTQDEVQEMDDDQYRDAQAAKQEQIDAILDKISKKGYEGLTKKEKELLFNESKRKK
- a CDS encoding endonuclease/exonuclease/phosphatase family protein, which codes for MKASEKSSRRTHWILKIFLWINILDALLLIGAYVNTHISPNSIPYISFLGLGYPIILVIALLFIIFWLFFKRKYALISIITILIGFNHFRHFYAITLSQSELTNPVKVMSFNVHVFDVYNKQNRVENRNSIFSFLNDEQADILCFQEYYHHENSNEFVTKDSMVKLLDLKYIHERYTHEMSGQRYFGVATFSKYPIINKGEIPFANDNNNYCIYSDIKINDDTVRVFNAHIGSIRFQSDDYDFFGDPNGPISKSKETAGRRILGRIKQAFEKRAVQAEAVRRQIEASPFPVIVCGDLNDTPVSYSYRQFSANLNDAFVESGNGVGQTYIGKVPSNRIDYIFHDPTMRSSNFTTHQVNLSDHKPISCLIEMPQ
- a CDS encoding TonB-dependent receptor, translating into MRLSLLLFFSLFIGYSASAQGTVKGQITDETTKETIIGAYILLMSDPSIGAVSDLDGNYSLDLTAGKHKLIYKFTGMVNDTVEVDIADGQTIVLDHQMHSKMLNKVDIVVGKFDQKVEELTFSMEVIKPSLIDNKNTRSIESILDQTPGLNIMDGEPQIRGGSGFTFGVGSKVAVLVDDMPMLSGDAGRPEWGFIPVENIEQIEVVKGASSVLSGASALSGAIHIRTAYPKSKPMTKINVYSGFYSEPEGDSATWWSDYPFIHGMNFLHSRIIKKNFDLVVGGNLNWDHGYIGGPIKGPFVVDTVSEEFTDKQMQHKRARLNFNFRHRNNRIKGLSYGVNGNFMYQKTNMVLAWLDDTSGIFRAYPGAAILQNQLIFYVDPFIEFASKIGVKHSLRMRMMYTDNEMSANQSNQSRVYYADYQFKKEFKFLKDKAFDFIGGVSSQYNDSNAELYKNETSDGTNNLFNLSAYAEVQKNFWKILNLSVGARAEHYRMNDTIKEWNPIFRSGINLKLTQATFLRASYGQGFRFPTITERYISTAVGSFGVYQNPDLLPEKSWNAEVGVNQGFKIKDYMAQLDVAAFLQQYSNTIEYLFGFWDPDPDFIAGEPLAGFKFLNTGDSKVTGFDVTLNGKAEVGKNWEFVHSIGYNYINPITLDPDYVYAEDFNPNNTEGFSFANTSYDTTTNVLKYRFKHTVKADLQLDFYGFSIGYTFKYFSKLENLDQAITAFEVVTQSTGGTLQGIYYIDFFNEKNNGNIVQDLRVSYGFGKDYKHKFAVVVKNIENKTYSLRPLKIEQMRTAVFQYTFKF